From the genome of bacterium:
TTTTCAACTGGTGGATATGCTCGACCACGTGGCGCAGGTAGATCACATCGAACTTGCGACCGTCAAAAAGCCCGGCCTCGAACGGGGCGGTCACTATCTCCAGGCCGAAACGCGCCCGGGCCTCTGCCGCCGCTTGGGCCGAGATATCGACCCCGGTGCAGAGATACCGTCCGGTGCCGGCGGCCACGTGGATCAACTCACCCCGTCCGCAGCCGATGTCCAGCAGGCGTCCCGCGGGCTTGAACCGCGCCAGGCTCCGCAGGAACAGTCCCGCCACGCCCAGCAGATGGCGGGACTTGCGCTCCCACTGCCTCTGCCCGATCGAGCCGGCGCTGGCGTAGAAATCATCGTAGAACTTCTGCACGTCCTCAGCGGAAAAATCGTTCCCGCAATAGCCCGCGCCGCAAGCCTCGCAGCGCAGGTAAACGTTTCCCGGGACAGCGTGATCGGCGGCGATCAACCGTCCCCCCGCACTGTCGCAGACCGGACAGCGCCGCGCGGCCGGATCGGGCATGCGCTCGACTCCTCTATGTAGAGGCCGCCCGCGCGCCCGGGCCGGACTGTGGTTCTGTCCGCACCCACCCGCCGACAGCCGGTTACTCTTTCACCTTCCGGCCATAGCTTTCGAAAAGCTCGCCCCAAGGCGTATGGGCCCAGGCGCGCACCCGCCTCTTGCCCCAGACCGGGAACCAGATGCGGTCGTGGTAGAAAGCCGAGCCGAAAACAAATATATAGACCAGCGGCGTGTGGAACAGCATGCGCTGGAATACTTTTAACGGGCTGAACCAGAACAGGTCGCCCACGCGGCTCGCCATGTTGTCGCCCACGCTGAACCGCAGGTTCACGCCGCTGATATCCTCGCCCACCAGCTCAATCTGACGCGGGTCGCCCACCCCGAGGCCCTCCTCGTGGGCCAGACGGATGTAGTCGATCTTCAGGGGATCGAACCCCATCAGGCGGCTCGAGACCGCATCCAGGGCCGTGCAGTCGGAGGAGGCCAGGATGTAGTTGCCGATCACCGGGGTCATGGTGCGCGGCCCGGGGCCGTTGCCGCAGGTGGTGCCGTCCGTGAAAGCGAATATCCCCGAGTGTATCTCTTTCTGGATACGCAGCAGGTCGACCAGGGTCTCGTGGATCACACTGTGGGTGTAGTGGCGGCGACGGTTGAGAAGCCCGCCGAACGCGTTCTTCATCGCCCCGGTGGTGGTGGTGTAGATATGGGTCTTCACCGTGGGCAGGTGCACCACGTTCCGGCCGAAAAAGTCCTCCGGCAGGCTGATCCCCTCCGGGAAAATCTTATCCAGCACCCGCAGGCGGCCCTTGGGACGGTAGGTGACCCATTTCATGTCCTCGGGCAGGAAATTGTAGCGCACCGGCACGCCGTAGCGCCGGAAAATGTCGACGTAGCGGTTCAGACGCTCGCCCTTGAACGCATCGGTGACCACGGTGTCGTTCTGCACGGCCACCAGGTCCTCGTAGCCGCGCCCACGCAACGCCTGGATCGAGCCCTCGAGCTGCCAGGGGGTGGTGTTGGCCCCCGGATAGGCGAAATGCCAGGAGATGTTGTCCTTGAGGATGGTCTGGGCTCTTTTGTCCAGGGCCTCGTCCAACCCGGCCAGGCCGGCCAGACGGTCGTAATCCTCCAGCACCGTGGCCGGCGTGGTCTTGAGCACTGCCACTCTGGCTTTCATCCGTTCGCGTCTCCGTCGCAACAATTACAGGTACAGGACCACCAGCGCGGCGGCCAGCCAGGCCGCCACATCCAGCAGCAACGAGCGGTCGGCGAACAGCAGGAGCGTCGGGTCGCCTCCGCCGCGCTTTTGATGAATCAGGTAAAGATAACGGAATATGCCGTAAATCACAAACGGCACGGTGTAGACGAGATGGGTCGAGCCGACATGCGCCACGGTTTCCGGGCTCAGGGTGTAGAGGATGTAGCACAGAAGGGTGCTGGTGGTGACAATTGAGATCATCTGGTCCAGGAAATAGGGGCTGTAATGGACCAGCACGGCGCGGTGCGAATCGGCCTCCCCCTCCAGCAGGGTCAGCTCGTGACGGCGCTTGGCGAAACCAAGGAACAGGCTGAGCAGGAAAGTGCAAAGGATGATCCAGTGGCTGGTCTCGACCGCGATGGCCACGGTGCCGCCCAGGACCCGCAGCACGAACCCGGCCGCCACCAGCATCACGTCCAGGAGCACCACCCGCTTGAGGCGCCAGGAATAGAGGCCGGTCAGGAGCAGGTAGGCCACGCTCACCGCGACAAAGGCCGGTCCCAGGCTGAGAGCGATCAGCAGCCCGGCCAGGGCCAGGGCCGATGCGCTCCAGGCCGCCGCGCTCACACTGAGCCGTCCAGCGGCCAGGGGACGCTTACATTTGACCGGGTGCAGACGGTCGCGCTCGCGGTCCAGGATATCGTTCAGCAGGTAGACCGAGGCGGAGAAGGCGCAGAAAGCGCAGAAAGCGAGCAGGCTTTCGAGCACACGCTCCGGGTCGCCCAGTTTCTCGGCGAACACCAGCCCGGCGAACACCAGCAGGTTCTTGCTCCACTGGCGCGGGCGGACACTCTGGAGGATATTCCAGCAGAACCCCACGGCGCGGCCCTCCCCTATTGTTTCCAGGTGCTGCGGTCCATCTCGCGGCGCACGAAACGCGCCCGCACCACCCCGCTGGCGTAGACCCAGAGCGTGATCCAGCAGGCTAACGGATGAAAAAACCAGGCCACATCGGGCTTGCGCAGCCAGCCGCGCGCGGCCTGCCAGAGCAGCGGGACAACGCACACGCAGTACAGCACGAACCGTACCAGGTGCGGCCCCAGGCGGCGCTTCCAGGGGTAGCGGCGCAGGCCCTGGCTGCTGAAATAGGTATAGTCGCGGATGCGGCGGGTCTGCTTGCGCGCGAACGTGCGGATGTCGGGGCAGTAGAGGTGCACGATCCCCACGCGCACCTTGGCGAAAGTGTCCAGGCCCTGGCTCACCAGGTCCCAGACCGTGTCAATGTCGGCCAGGTAGGGGCTCCACTGGGTGTTGCGCAGGGCCTCGGCACGCACCATGAAACCGTTGGCCCCCATGGTGGGAATCGCCTGGGGCTGCAGACGGACCCGCAGCCAGCCCTCCCGCTCCTCGGTGGGCACGGTCAGGCCGGTCCAGCGCCCGGTGAGGTAGTTCAGACGGTCGTAGTTGCCCAGGAAACTGACCAGCGGGTCGTTCACCCCGGTCAGGGCGCAGTAGCGGGTTACCAGGGGGTCGCCCGGGCGATGCTCGTACCAGAGCGGCTCGCTGCCCGTTACCAGCGGGTCCTCGAACGGGGCGACCATGCGCCGCAGCCAGTCGGGGCCGGGCAGGATATTGTCGCTGTCCACCAGGGCGATGATCTCACCCGTTGCGGCGGCGAACCCGGCGGCCTTGCCGGCCTCGCCTGTGCGCAGGGGGTTATCGACGATCCGGTCTACTCCATAGCGCGCGGCCAGATCGCGGGTGCTGTCGGTCGAGCCGGCATCCGCCACCACGATCTCGACCCGCTCACGCGGATAGTCCTGCGCCCGGATGCTCTCCAGGCATAGACCCAGCACGGAGGCCGAGTTGAGGGTCGGGATGACGAAACTCACCCGCGGCAGGACGCCTCCCGCCCTGTCGGCCGCGGCGCTCACTTTCCGCCCTCTGACGCCGCCGGGGGAGCGGCCTCGCCGCGACGGCCGGGATAGCCCAGGTCACGCGAAAGCAGCCCACGCATGAACCAGAAGCCGTAGGTCAGGTGCGAGGCCACGATCCCGCTGAACACGTACCAGATCATGCGGGGGTTGAAACTGAGGCAGGCCGAGAGCAGCGCCACCGCGAAATACAGCCCGGCCGTGGCCAGATAGGCCCAGCCCAGCGGCCTCCAGACAAACGCGGCGGCCCAGCCGAACGTGAGGCCCAGGGCCAGGAGCGAGGGCATGAAATAGGCCGGCTTGCGGCTGGTCTCCGGGAATTTTTTCACGAAATAACCCCGGTGCAGGGCGTAGCTTCGTATCTGGCGCAAGTGCCCGGCGTAGACCTGACGGCGGTGGTGGTAGACTATGGCGTCCGGCTCGTAGGCGATCCTGAGCCCCAGGTCCCGCACGACTTTCAGGCAGAACACGGTGTCCTCGCCCGGCCAATACTGAGTATCGAAACCGCCCACCCGGCTGAACACCTCCTTGCGCACCAAGAGGTTGCAGGTGGGGTAATCCTCCACCTCGCGGTACATGCCCTGGATG
Proteins encoded in this window:
- a CDS encoding glycosyltransferase family 2 protein produces the protein MSAAADRAGGVLPRVSFVIPTLNSASVLGLCLESIRAQDYPRERVEIVVADAGSTDSTRDLAARYGVDRIVDNPLRTGEAGKAAGFAAATGEIIALVDSDNILPGPDWLRRMVAPFEDPLVTGSEPLWYEHRPGDPLVTRYCALTGVNDPLVSFLGNYDRLNYLTGRWTGLTVPTEEREGWLRVRLQPQAIPTMGANGFMVRAEALRNTQWSPYLADIDTVWDLVSQGLDTFAKVRVGIVHLYCPDIRTFARKQTRRIRDYTYFSSQGLRRYPWKRRLGPHLVRFVLYCVCVVPLLWQAARGWLRKPDVAWFFHPLACWITLWVYASGVVRARFVRREMDRSTWKQ
- a CDS encoding DUF362 domain-containing protein, whose amino-acid sequence is MKARVAVLKTTPATVLEDYDRLAGLAGLDEALDKRAQTILKDNISWHFAYPGANTTPWQLEGSIQALRGRGYEDLVAVQNDTVVTDAFKGERLNRYVDIFRRYGVPVRYNFLPEDMKWVTYRPKGRLRVLDKIFPEGISLPEDFFGRNVVHLPTVKTHIYTTTTGAMKNAFGGLLNRRRHYTHSVIHETLVDLLRIQKEIHSGIFAFTDGTTCGNGPGPRTMTPVIGNYILASSDCTALDAVSSRLMGFDPLKIDYIRLAHEEGLGVGDPRQIELVGEDISGVNLRFSVGDNMASRVGDLFWFSPLKVFQRMLFHTPLVYIFVFGSAFYHDRIWFPVWGKRRVRAWAHTPWGELFESYGRKVKE
- a CDS encoding class I SAM-dependent methyltransferase, whose amino-acid sequence is MPDPAARRCPVCDSAGGRLIAADHAVPGNVYLRCEACGAGYCGNDFSAEDVQKFYDDFYASAGSIGQRQWERKSRHLLGVAGLFLRSLARFKPAGRLLDIGCGRGELIHVAAGTGRYLCTGVDISAQAAAEARARFGLEIVTAPFEAGLFDGRKFDVIYLRHVVEHIHQLKSFVRDIAAVCTPEAVVAVHVPNDASFTNAAKRVLYRTGAIRECGALNYPYHVTGFTPESLELLFERAGFRTLSTRTLSKLNPMYDFCTTRLDYPMLPLSLLDSLPGRGNSIISHFGWPG
- a CDS encoding decaprenyl-phosphate phosphoribosyltransferase — translated: MGFCWNILQSVRPRQWSKNLLVFAGLVFAEKLGDPERVLESLLAFCAFCAFSASVYLLNDILDRERDRLHPVKCKRPLAAGRLSVSAAAWSASALALAGLLIALSLGPAFVAVSVAYLLLTGLYSWRLKRVVLLDVMLVAAGFVLRVLGGTVAIAVETSHWIILCTFLLSLFLGFAKRRHELTLLEGEADSHRAVLVHYSPYFLDQMISIVTTSTLLCYILYTLSPETVAHVGSTHLVYTVPFVIYGIFRYLYLIHQKRGGGDPTLLLFADRSLLLDVAAWLAAALVVLYL